One stretch of Streptomyces sp. MMBL 11-1 DNA includes these proteins:
- the purQ gene encoding phosphoribosylformylglycinamidine synthase subunit PurQ — protein sequence MTTRIGVVTFPGTLDDQDALRAVRIAGAEPVSLWHRDKDLHQVDAVVLAGGFSYGDYLRAGAISRFSPVMETLIEQAKAGLPVLGICNGFQILTEAHLLPGAMLRNNHLHFICRDQKLRVENAETAWTSDYSGGQEISVPLKNMDGRYTADERTLDELEAEGRVAFRYLDGNPNGSLRDIAGITNAAGNIVGLMPHPEHAVEPLIGTGRTDGLGFFTSIIKKLVNA from the coding sequence GTGACCACCCGTATCGGCGTCGTCACTTTTCCCGGCACCCTCGACGATCAGGACGCCCTGCGCGCCGTCCGGATCGCGGGCGCCGAGCCCGTATCGCTGTGGCACCGCGACAAGGACCTGCACCAGGTCGACGCGGTCGTTCTGGCGGGCGGTTTCTCCTACGGGGACTACCTCCGTGCCGGCGCGATTTCCCGCTTCTCGCCGGTCATGGAAACCCTCATCGAGCAGGCGAAGGCCGGTCTGCCGGTCCTCGGCATCTGCAACGGTTTCCAGATCCTGACCGAGGCGCACCTGCTGCCCGGCGCGATGCTGCGCAACAACCACCTCCACTTCATCTGCCGCGACCAGAAGCTGCGGGTGGAGAACGCGGAGACCGCCTGGACCTCGGACTACAGCGGCGGTCAGGAGATCAGCGTCCCGCTCAAGAACATGGACGGCCGGTACACCGCCGACGAGCGCACGCTCGACGAGCTGGAGGCCGAGGGGCGCGTCGCCTTCCGCTACCTGGACGGCAACCCCAACGGCTCGCTCCGCGACATCGCGGGCATCACCAACGCCGCGGGCAACATCGTCGGCCTGATGCCGCACCCGGAGCACGCCGTGGAGCCGCTCATCGGCACCGGCCGCACCGACGGCCTCGGTTTCTTCACCTCGATCATCAAGAAGCTGGTCAACGCATGA
- the purS gene encoding phosphoribosylformylglycinamidine synthase subunit PurS, with protein sequence MARVVVDVMLKPEILDPQGQAVQRALPRLGFESIADVRQGKRFELEVEGPVDDAALARINELAETFLANTVIEDFVVKVEEEK encoded by the coding sequence GTGGCACGCGTCGTAGTCGACGTCATGCTCAAGCCCGAGATCCTCGACCCGCAGGGACAGGCGGTGCAGCGCGCACTGCCCCGTCTCGGCTTCGAGTCAATCGCGGACGTTCGTCAGGGAAAGCGTTTCGAGCTGGAGGTCGAGGGGCCGGTCGACGACGCCGCCCTCGCCCGTATTAACGAGCTGGCCGAGACGTTCCTCGCCAACACCGTCATCGAGGACTTCGTCGTGAAGGTGGAGGAGGAGAAGTGA
- a CDS encoding histone-like nucleoid-structuring protein Lsr2: protein MAQRVVVTLSDDIDGGAAAETVTFALDGKTYEIDLNPANAKKLRKTLAPYVAAGRKQTNASKHGRTPTTYHHTSLAPDPAAVRAWARSHRMEVPARGRIPKKVYEAFDAAS, encoded by the coding sequence GTGGCTCAGCGCGTAGTGGTGACGCTCTCCGACGACATCGACGGGGGAGCAGCGGCGGAAACGGTGACCTTCGCCCTGGACGGGAAGACGTACGAGATCGATCTCAATCCCGCCAACGCGAAGAAACTGCGGAAGACCCTGGCTCCTTACGTTGCCGCCGGTCGAAAGCAGACAAATGCCAGCAAGCATGGCAGGACGCCCACGACCTACCACCACACCTCCCTCGCCCCGGACCCGGCGGCCGTCCGCGCCTGGGCCCGCTCGCACCGGATGGAGGTGCCGGCCCGGGGCCGCATTCCGAAGAAGGTCTACGAGGCGTTCGACGCGGCGAGTTGA
- a CDS encoding ABC transporter ATP-binding protein, translating into MTSDDILSDHVDGPVIEAHEVRRRYAGGFEAVSGISFSVARGELFALLGTNGAGKTSTVELLEGLAPPTDGTVRVLGHDPYRERAAVRPRTGVMLQEGGFPSDLTVMETVRMWSACTTGARPAGEALEMVGLSLRADVRVKQLSGGEKRRLDLALALTSRPEVLFLDEPTTGLDAEGRQETWELVRALRDNGTTVLLTTHYLEEAEALADRLAIMHQGRIVTTGTIAEVTARQPARIRFVLPEAVPAARLPLSLRAAAEGSRIEIRTPALQESLHELLEWARESGVRLHGLDARSASLEEAFLDIAKTRHAPRDQDPRQVPDRAPRSGGPGGTESTKKVTA; encoded by the coding sequence ATGACCAGCGACGACATTCTCAGCGACCACGTGGACGGTCCCGTGATCGAGGCGCACGAGGTGCGCCGGCGTTACGCCGGCGGCTTCGAGGCCGTGTCCGGGATCTCCTTCTCCGTGGCCCGCGGCGAACTGTTCGCCCTGCTCGGGACGAACGGCGCGGGCAAGACCTCCACCGTGGAGCTCCTCGAAGGCCTGGCCCCGCCGACCGACGGCACGGTCCGGGTCCTCGGCCACGACCCGTACCGCGAACGCGCCGCCGTACGCCCCCGTACCGGGGTGATGCTCCAGGAAGGCGGCTTCCCCTCCGACCTCACGGTCATGGAGACCGTCCGCATGTGGTCGGCGTGCACCACCGGCGCACGCCCCGCCGGCGAGGCCCTGGAGATGGTCGGCCTGTCCCTCCGGGCGGACGTACGGGTCAAGCAGCTGTCCGGCGGCGAGAAGCGCCGCCTCGACCTGGCGCTCGCCCTCACGTCCCGGCCCGAGGTGCTCTTCCTCGACGAGCCGACGACCGGACTGGACGCCGAGGGCCGGCAGGAGACCTGGGAGCTCGTCCGGGCGCTGCGGGACAACGGCACAACCGTGCTGCTGACCACGCACTACCTGGAGGAGGCCGAGGCGCTCGCGGACCGCCTGGCGATCATGCATCAGGGGAGGATCGTGACGACCGGGACCATCGCCGAGGTGACCGCGCGGCAGCCCGCCAGGATCCGGTTCGTCCTGCCCGAGGCCGTGCCGGCGGCGCGGCTCCCGCTCTCGCTGCGGGCCGCGGCGGAGGGGTCCCGGATCGAGATCCGCACCCCCGCCCTCCAGGAGTCCCTGCACGAACTCCTGGAGTGGGCCCGGGAGTCCGGCGTACGGCTGCACGGCCTCGACGCCCGCTCCGCCTCCCTGGAGGAGGCGTTCCTCGACATCGCGAAGACCCGGCACGCGCCCCGGGACCAGGACCCGCGCCAGGTCCCGGACCGCGCCCCTCGCTCCGGCGGCCCCGGCGGCACGGAGAGCACGAAGAAGGTGACGGCATGA
- a CDS encoding ABC transporter permease, with protein MTTTTTPALDRTPAASPTRAAAVARRLTALGRAELILLLRNRTAIVVALLLPLVMIFAIRSSLEQVDLGGTGLTVAGATLTGGIGMVLVQVVYMNLVSAYVARREELVLKRLRTGEISDREILVGTALPSVALALAQCVLLMVAGAIAFDLSAPHRPDLLLAGLLLSFVLMSALAAATTAITRTVQTSQLTTLPLYFASLFGSGLFVPLAVFPDRLASVLELLPMTGVMTLIRHGWLGGAEGGDLFTAGVTALAWTAFGVFAVRRWFRWDPRG; from the coding sequence ATGACGACCACCACGACCCCCGCCCTCGACCGGACGCCCGCCGCCTCCCCCACGCGCGCGGCGGCCGTGGCCCGGCGGCTGACCGCCCTCGGCCGCGCCGAGCTGATCCTCCTGCTGCGCAACCGGACCGCGATCGTCGTGGCCCTGCTGCTGCCGCTCGTGATGATCTTCGCGATCCGGTCCTCGCTCGAACAGGTCGACCTCGGCGGCACCGGGCTCACCGTCGCCGGCGCCACCCTGACCGGCGGCATCGGCATGGTGCTCGTCCAGGTCGTCTACATGAACCTCGTCTCCGCGTACGTCGCCCGGCGCGAGGAACTCGTCCTGAAGCGGCTGCGCACCGGCGAGATCTCCGACCGCGAGATCCTGGTCGGCACGGCGCTGCCGTCCGTCGCGCTGGCTCTCGCCCAGTGCGTGCTGCTGATGGTGGCCGGCGCGATCGCCTTCGATCTGAGCGCCCCGCACCGCCCCGACCTCCTGCTGGCCGGACTGCTGCTGAGCTTCGTCCTGATGTCCGCCCTGGCCGCGGCGACCACCGCGATCACCCGGACCGTACAGACCTCGCAGCTCACCACCCTGCCGCTGTACTTCGCCTCGCTCTTCGGCTCCGGACTGTTCGTCCCGCTGGCGGTGTTCCCGGACAGGCTGGCCTCCGTACTGGAGCTGCTGCCGATGACCGGCGTGATGACGCTGATCCGGCACGGCTGGCTCGGCGGCGCGGAGGGCGGCGACCTGTTCACGGCCGGGGTGACCGCGCTGGCCTGGACCGCTTTCGGCGTGTTTGCTGTGCGACGGTGGTTCCGCTGGGATCCGCGCGGCTGA
- a CDS encoding sensor histidine kinase has product MKGLRGVIGRVRGWRRDWHERSKLQRIDLYTRVTLSSITWLFAVSWGLVPLAETLDQGAVAIALGAGFLVVNIAQSVLSTRNLLPAFDAYRGLAPFPPGRLRLPAALQVAMTALVVALAAVGGVRDEGLVLLVLDLPVAFAIPYVLIVPVRRFLLHAAAFSVAGTALLAAVGVPGGQLFGAVVSLTVVTLLVLVSARPSAWSLSVMWQAEEARDMQARLAVAEERLRFGRDMHDVLGRNLSVIALKSELAVELAQRGNPAAMDQMVEVQRIARASQQEVRDVVRGYREADLPTELMGAQGVLRAAGITCTVEGADGPAGIGAPAAVQGALGWVVRETATNVLRHGDPRHCWIRLARTRDAVVLEVENDGAGATRPLGGADDGGGSGLAGLRVRLGALGGSLTASAVGDDLFRVTATVPLTASRPDVNGHPAPPPPSPSPAPSALPEER; this is encoded by the coding sequence ATGAAGGGACTGAGGGGCGTGATCGGTCGGGTACGGGGCTGGCGGCGCGACTGGCACGAGCGCAGCAAACTCCAGCGCATCGACCTCTACACACGGGTGACGCTCTCCTCGATCACCTGGCTCTTCGCGGTGTCCTGGGGGCTGGTGCCGCTCGCCGAGACCCTGGACCAGGGAGCGGTGGCCATCGCCCTGGGAGCAGGGTTCCTCGTCGTCAACATCGCCCAGTCCGTGCTGAGCACCCGCAACCTGTTGCCCGCCTTCGACGCCTACCGGGGCCTGGCGCCGTTTCCTCCCGGGCGGCTGCGCTTGCCCGCCGCTCTCCAGGTGGCGATGACCGCCCTCGTGGTGGCCCTCGCGGCGGTGGGAGGCGTGCGGGACGAGGGGCTCGTGCTGCTGGTGCTGGACCTGCCGGTGGCGTTCGCCATCCCGTACGTCCTGATCGTGCCGGTCCGGCGGTTCCTGCTCCACGCCGCCGCCTTCTCGGTGGCCGGCACGGCCCTCCTGGCGGCCGTGGGCGTGCCGGGCGGGCAGTTGTTCGGGGCGGTCGTCTCGCTGACCGTCGTCACCCTGCTGGTGCTCGTGTCGGCCCGGCCGAGCGCCTGGAGCCTGTCGGTGATGTGGCAGGCGGAGGAGGCACGGGACATGCAGGCCCGGCTGGCGGTGGCGGAGGAGCGGCTGCGGTTCGGCCGGGACATGCACGACGTGCTGGGGCGGAACCTATCGGTGATCGCCCTGAAGAGCGAGCTGGCCGTGGAGCTGGCCCAGCGCGGGAACCCCGCGGCGATGGACCAGATGGTCGAGGTGCAGCGGATCGCCCGCGCCTCCCAGCAGGAGGTCCGCGATGTCGTACGCGGCTACCGGGAGGCCGACCTGCCCACCGAACTCATGGGCGCACAGGGCGTGTTGCGGGCCGCCGGTATCACCTGCACGGTCGAGGGCGCGGACGGCCCGGCCGGCATCGGGGCTCCCGCAGCCGTCCAGGGCGCGCTCGGCTGGGTGGTACGCGAGACCGCGACGAACGTCCTGCGCCACGGCGACCCGCGCCACTGCTGGATCCGGCTCGCGCGGACGCGGGACGCGGTGGTCCTGGAGGTCGAGAACGACGGGGCCGGCGCCACCCGCCCGCTCGGCGGCGCGGACGACGGCGGCGGTTCGGGCCTGGCGGGGCTTCGGGTACGGCTCGGCGCGCTGGGCGGGTCGCTCACCGCCTCGGCCGTCGGGGACGATCTCTTCCGGGTGACGGCGACCGTGCCGCTCACGGCGTCCCGCCCGGACGTGAACGGCCACCCCGCACCGCCGCCCCCCAGCCCCTCGCCCGCCCCTTCCGCCCTCCCGGAGGAACGATGA
- a CDS encoding response regulator transcription factor, whose product MTTAQPLRVLLADDEHLIRGALAALLALEEDLVVVAEAASGPEALAMALAHRPDVAVLDLQMPGADGVKVATSLRAELPHCRTMIVTSHGRPGHLKRALAAGVRGFVPKTVSARRLAEIIRTVHAGNRYVDPELAADAISAGDSPLTAREAEVLELAADGAPVAEIAERASLSQGTVRNYLSSAATKIGAENRHTAVRLARERGWV is encoded by the coding sequence ATGACCACCGCGCAGCCCCTGCGGGTCCTGCTGGCCGACGACGAGCACCTGATCCGGGGCGCGCTGGCCGCGCTGCTCGCCCTGGAAGAGGACCTCGTCGTGGTCGCGGAGGCGGCGAGCGGCCCCGAGGCCCTGGCGATGGCTCTGGCGCACCGGCCCGACGTCGCCGTCCTGGACCTCCAGATGCCGGGCGCGGACGGTGTGAAGGTCGCCACATCGCTGCGGGCCGAGCTGCCCCACTGCCGCACCATGATCGTGACCAGTCACGGCCGCCCCGGGCACCTCAAGCGGGCCCTGGCCGCCGGCGTCCGGGGGTTCGTCCCGAAGACCGTCAGCGCCCGGCGGCTGGCGGAGATCATCCGTACCGTCCACGCCGGGAACCGTTACGTGGATCCCGAGTTGGCGGCCGACGCCATCTCCGCCGGCGACTCCCCGCTGACCGCCCGGGAGGCCGAGGTCCTCGAACTGGCGGCGGACGGGGCGCCGGTCGCGGAGATCGCGGAGCGGGCTTCCCTGTCCCAGGGGACCGTACGGAACTACCTGTCATCGGCCGCCACCAAGATCGGCGCGGAGAACCGGCACACGGCGGTGCGTCTCGCACGCGAGCGGGGTTGGGTATAG
- a CDS encoding phosphoribosylaminoimidazolesuccinocarboxamide synthase — translation MSGFVEKPEPVQVPGLTHLHTGKVRDLYRNEAGDLVMVASDRISAYDWVLPTEIPDKGRVLTRLSLWWFDQLADLVPNHVISTELPPGAPADWAGRTLVCKSLRMVEVECVARGYLTGSGLVEYDASRTVCGIGLPEGLVNGSELPGPIFTPATKAAVGDHDENVSYEAVAREVGVETAAVLRRTTLDVYRRARDIAHERGIILADTKFEFGFETTEDGTERLIIADEVLTPDSSRFWPAATWQPGRAQPSYDKQFVRDWLTSPASGWDRASEQPPPALPQEIVAATRAKYIEAYEVLTGTNWS, via the coding sequence GTGTCCGGTTTTGTAGAAAAGCCCGAGCCCGTTCAGGTTCCGGGCCTCACCCACCTGCACACCGGCAAGGTGCGTGACCTGTACCGGAACGAGGCGGGCGACCTCGTCATGGTCGCCAGCGACCGTATCTCCGCGTACGACTGGGTCCTGCCCACCGAGATCCCCGACAAGGGCCGCGTCCTCACCCGGCTCTCGCTCTGGTGGTTCGACCAGCTCGCCGACCTGGTCCCCAACCACGTCATCTCCACCGAGCTGCCCCCGGGCGCCCCGGCCGACTGGGCGGGCCGCACCCTCGTCTGCAAGTCCCTGCGCATGGTCGAGGTCGAGTGCGTGGCCCGCGGCTATCTGACCGGCTCCGGGCTCGTCGAGTACGACGCCAGCCGTACGGTCTGCGGCATCGGTCTGCCCGAGGGCCTGGTCAACGGGTCCGAGCTGCCCGGACCGATCTTCACCCCGGCCACCAAGGCGGCCGTCGGCGATCACGACGAGAACGTCAGTTACGAGGCCGTCGCCCGGGAGGTCGGCGTGGAGACGGCCGCCGTGCTGCGGCGCACGACGCTCGACGTCTACCGCCGGGCCCGGGACATCGCGCACGAGCGCGGGATCATCCTGGCCGACACCAAGTTCGAGTTCGGCTTCGAGACCACCGAGGACGGGACCGAGCGGCTGATCATCGCCGACGAGGTGCTGACCCCGGACTCCTCGCGCTTCTGGCCCGCCGCCACCTGGCAGCCCGGCCGGGCGCAGCCCAGCTACGACAAGCAGTTCGTGCGCGACTGGCTGACCTCGCCGGCCTCCGGCTGGGACCGTGCGAGCGAGCAGCCGCCCCCGGCGCTGCCGCAGGAGATCGTGGCGGCGACCCGCGCCAAGTACATCGAGGCGTACGAGGTGCTCACCGGCACCAACTGGTCGTAG
- a CDS encoding N,N-dimethylformamidase beta subunit family domain-containing protein: protein MGAEQIRRWESGALAHAVSDPFGQGPLPWLRGSENYFDDTGQVVPWYADLARSTGGGTRTADDVHRQIKGFVSPGAAAPGEAIDFHITVDPPQQFSVDVYRIGHYGGDGAAKITTSPRLSGIVQPPPLAADRTVSCHHWWMSWRLQIPSYWSVGAYVAVLTTADGYRSHIPFTVRHDHPADLLLLLPDITWQAYNLYPEDGRTGASLYHAWDERGRLLGEEDAAVTISFDRPYAGAGLPLHVGHAYDFIRWAERYGYDLAYADARDLHAGRVDPSRYRGLVFPGHDEYWTLPMRRAAERARDSGTSLVFLSANTMYWQVGLAPSASGEADRLLTCRKRRGPGKSALWREVDRPEQQLLGIQYAGRVPDPRPLVVRNAEHWLWDSTGAVEGDEIPGLVAGEADRYFPRTTLPEHDNRILLAHSPYEDSEGATRHQETSLYQSPSGALVFASGTFAWSPALDRPGHTDPRIQRATANLLDRICKRD, encoded by the coding sequence ATGGGGGCGGAGCAGATTCGACGGTGGGAGTCGGGCGCCCTCGCGCACGCGGTCAGCGATCCGTTCGGGCAGGGCCCGCTGCCCTGGCTGCGCGGCAGCGAGAACTACTTCGACGACACCGGCCAGGTGGTCCCCTGGTACGCCGACCTCGCCCGTTCCACCGGCGGCGGCACCCGTACCGCCGACGATGTGCACCGCCAGATCAAGGGCTTCGTCTCGCCCGGCGCGGCGGCCCCCGGCGAGGCCATCGACTTCCACATCACCGTGGACCCGCCCCAGCAGTTCTCCGTCGACGTCTACCGGATCGGTCATTACGGCGGCGACGGCGCGGCCAAGATCACCACCAGCCCGCGGCTCTCCGGCATCGTCCAGCCCCCGCCGCTCGCCGCCGACCGGACGGTCTCCTGCCACCACTGGTGGATGTCCTGGCGGCTCCAGATCCCGAGCTACTGGTCGGTCGGCGCGTACGTGGCCGTCCTGACCACCGCCGACGGCTACCGCTCGCACATCCCCTTCACCGTGCGCCATGACCACCCCGCCGACCTGCTGCTCCTGCTGCCCGACATCACCTGGCAGGCGTACAACCTCTACCCGGAGGACGGCCGTACCGGTGCCAGCCTCTACCACGCGTGGGACGAGCGGGGGCGGCTGCTCGGCGAGGAGGACGCCGCCGTCACGATCTCCTTCGACCGCCCGTACGCCGGGGCCGGCCTGCCGCTGCACGTGGGGCACGCGTACGACTTCATCCGCTGGGCCGAGCGGTACGGCTACGACCTCGCCTACGCCGACGCCCGCGACCTGCACGCGGGCCGCGTCGACCCCAGCCGCTACCGGGGCCTGGTCTTCCCCGGCCACGACGAGTACTGGACGCTGCCGATGCGCCGGGCCGCCGAGCGCGCCCGGGACTCCGGCACGTCGCTCGTCTTCCTCTCCGCCAACACCATGTACTGGCAGGTGGGCCTCGCCCCGTCGGCCTCCGGCGAGGCGGACCGGCTGCTGACCTGCCGCAAGCGCCGGGGGCCCGGGAAGTCCGCCCTGTGGCGCGAGGTGGACCGGCCCGAGCAACAGCTCCTGGGCATCCAGTACGCGGGCCGGGTGCCCGATCCCCGCCCGCTCGTCGTGCGCAACGCCGAGCACTGGCTCTGGGACTCCACGGGCGCGGTCGAGGGCGACGAGATCCCGGGCCTGGTCGCCGGTGAGGCCGACCGCTACTTCCCGCGCACCACCCTGCCCGAGCACGACAACCGGATCCTGCTCGCCCACTCCCCGTACGAGGACTCCGAGGGCGCCACCCGGCACCAGGAGACCTCGCTCTACCAGTCCCCCTCCGGCGCACTCGTCTTCGCCTCCGGCACCTTCGCCTGGTCCCCGGCCCTGGACCGCCCCGGGCACACCGACCCCCGGATCCAGCGGGCCACGGCCAACCTCCTCGACCGCATCTGCAAGCGCGACTGA
- the purD gene encoding phosphoribosylamine--glycine ligase: protein MKVLVIGGGAREHALCRSLSLDPDVTALYCAPGNAGIAEVAELHPVDALDGDAVARLATELGAGLVVVGPEAPLVAGVADAVRAAGIPCFGPSGEAAKLEGSKAFAKDVMAGAGVPTARSYVCTTPAEIDEALDAFGAPYVVKDDGLAAGKGVVVTEDVDVARAHALSCDRVVIEEFLDGPEVSLFAITDGTTVVPLQPAQDFKRALDGDEGPNTGGMGAYSPLPWADPKLVDEVLETVLQPTVDELRRRGTPFSGLLYAGLAITSRGVRVIEFNARFGDPETQVVLARLQTPLAGVLLASANGTLDVLPPLNWRDDAAVTVVIASHNYPDTPRTGDPIDGLADVAAQDAPDAYVLHAGTRAEGDTVLSAGGRVLSVTATGKDLTAARERAYTALGRIRLDGSQHRTDIALKASQD from the coding sequence GTGAAGGTCCTCGTCATCGGCGGCGGCGCCCGCGAACACGCCCTGTGCCGCTCTCTGTCCCTCGACCCCGATGTCACCGCTCTGTACTGCGCCCCCGGCAACGCCGGCATCGCAGAGGTGGCCGAACTGCACCCGGTCGACGCGCTCGACGGTGACGCCGTCGCGCGCCTCGCGACCGAGCTGGGCGCCGGGCTGGTGGTCGTCGGCCCGGAGGCGCCGCTCGTCGCCGGGGTCGCCGACGCCGTGCGCGCGGCCGGCATCCCCTGCTTCGGCCCCTCCGGCGAGGCCGCGAAGCTGGAGGGCTCCAAGGCGTTCGCCAAGGACGTCATGGCCGGCGCCGGGGTCCCCACCGCCCGCAGCTACGTCTGCACCACCCCCGCCGAGATCGACGAGGCCCTCGACGCCTTCGGCGCCCCGTACGTCGTCAAGGACGACGGCCTCGCGGCGGGCAAGGGCGTCGTCGTCACCGAGGACGTGGACGTGGCCCGCGCCCACGCGCTGTCCTGCGACCGCGTGGTCATCGAGGAGTTCCTCGACGGCCCCGAGGTCAGCCTCTTCGCGATCACCGACGGCACCACCGTGGTGCCGCTCCAGCCCGCCCAGGACTTCAAGCGCGCCCTCGACGGCGACGAGGGCCCGAACACCGGTGGCATGGGCGCCTACTCCCCGCTCCCGTGGGCCGACCCCAAGCTGGTCGACGAGGTCCTCGAAACCGTCCTCCAGCCGACCGTCGACGAGCTGCGCCGACGGGGCACGCCCTTCTCCGGGCTGCTCTACGCGGGCCTCGCGATCACCTCGCGCGGCGTCCGGGTCATCGAGTTCAACGCCCGCTTCGGCGACCCGGAGACCCAGGTCGTCCTGGCCCGGCTGCAGACCCCGCTGGCCGGTGTCCTGCTGGCCTCCGCCAACGGCACCCTCGACGTCCTCCCCCCGCTGAACTGGCGCGACGACGCCGCGGTCACCGTGGTCATCGCCTCGCACAACTACCCGGACACCCCGCGCACCGGCGACCCGATCGACGGGCTCGCGGACGTGGCGGCGCAGGATGCCCCCGACGCGTACGTCCTGCACGCCGGGACTCGCGCCGAGGGTGACACGGTGCTCAGCGCGGGCGGGCGGGTGCTCTCGGTGACCGCGACCGGCAAGGACCTCACGGCGGCCCGGGAGCGGGCCTACACCGCGCTCGGCCGAATCCGCCTGGACGGATCCCAGCACCGTACGGACATCGCCCTGAAGGCCTCGCAGGACTGA